Proteins from a genomic interval of Rhodococcus rhodochrous:
- a CDS encoding aspartate/glutamate racemase family protein gives MFIKVVNPNTTWSMTARIEACARAVAGPGTRVEAVSPTMGPPSIESHYDEALAVPGILTEIERGERDGVDGYVIACFGDPGLDAARELAAGPVVGIAEAAMHTAAVLGRGFSVVTTLARTTGRAWDLAHRYGMRDACRGVHACDLPVLALDSDPDARKIVTEACLDALYEDGSDAIVLGCAGMADLCAHISAEIGVPVVDGVAAATLTVQSLVTMGLATGKREEFATPPPKRYAGLLEGFTTGG, from the coding sequence ATGTTCATCAAGGTCGTCAACCCGAATACCACGTGGTCGATGACCGCCAGGATCGAGGCGTGTGCCCGGGCCGTCGCAGGTCCGGGCACACGCGTCGAGGCGGTCAGCCCCACGATGGGACCTCCGTCGATCGAGAGCCACTACGACGAGGCGCTCGCCGTGCCGGGCATCCTCACCGAGATCGAGAGGGGTGAACGCGACGGCGTCGACGGCTACGTCATCGCGTGCTTCGGCGATCCCGGGCTGGACGCGGCGCGCGAGCTCGCCGCCGGGCCCGTCGTCGGCATCGCCGAGGCCGCCATGCACACCGCTGCGGTCCTGGGGCGCGGATTCTCCGTCGTCACGACGCTGGCCCGCACGACCGGACGCGCGTGGGACCTCGCGCACCGCTACGGCATGCGCGACGCGTGCCGGGGCGTGCACGCGTGCGACCTGCCGGTGCTCGCCCTCGACAGCGATCCCGACGCACGCAAGATCGTCACCGAGGCGTGCCTCGACGCCCTGTACGAGGACGGTTCCGACGCCATCGTGCTCGGCTGCGCCGGGATGGCCGACCTGTGTGCGCACATCTCCGCGGAGATCGGCGTGCCGGTGGTGGACGGTGTCGCGGCCGCGACGCTGACCGTACAGTCGCTGGTCACGATGGGGCTGGCGACCGGCAAGCGAGAAGAGTTCGCGACTCCCCCGCCGAAGCGCTATGCGGGACTCCTCGAGGGGTTCACGACGGGCGGGTGA
- a CDS encoding NCS1 family nucleobase:cation symporter-1 — translation MTEVLTPSAGSVPTAPPPPATGYDPRLTNDDLAPLKNQRWGSYNIFAFWMSDVHSVGGYVTAGSLFALGLASWQVLVALLVGITIVYFFCNLVAKPSQVTGVPYPVICRSVFGVLGANIPAIIRGLIAVAWYGIQTFLASAALDVVLIKLFPSLAPYAVVEDYGFAGLSALGWVSFLTLWVLQACVFWRGMESIRRFIDFCGPAVYVVMFLLCGYLISQAGWSAIDLTLGEVTHTGWSSVPVMLGAISLVVSYFSGPMLNFGDFSRYGKSYAAVKKGNFLGLPVNFLVFSLLVVITASLTLPVYGELITDPVETVARIDSTFAIVLGALTFAIATIGINIVANFISPAFDFSNVSPQKISWRAGGMIAAVGSVLITPWNLYNNPEVIHYTLETLGAFIGPLFGILIADYYLVRKQKVIVDDLFTMSEKGAYFYRKGYNPAAVIATVVGAVVAMIPVLFNDAPGMGTAAQYSWFIGCGLGFVVYHLLATRTRLAVRLPDRVAQEAV, via the coding sequence ATGACCGAAGTGCTGACACCGAGCGCCGGTAGCGTCCCCACCGCACCCCCGCCGCCCGCGACCGGATACGACCCGCGGTTGACCAACGACGACCTCGCCCCGTTGAAGAACCAGCGGTGGGGTTCGTACAACATCTTCGCGTTCTGGATGTCCGACGTCCACAGCGTGGGCGGGTACGTCACCGCCGGCAGCCTGTTCGCTCTCGGTCTGGCCAGCTGGCAGGTCCTCGTGGCCCTGCTCGTAGGCATCACGATCGTCTACTTCTTCTGCAATCTCGTCGCCAAGCCCAGCCAGGTCACGGGTGTGCCCTATCCGGTGATCTGCCGCAGCGTCTTCGGCGTCCTCGGCGCGAACATCCCGGCGATCATCCGCGGCCTGATCGCGGTGGCGTGGTACGGGATCCAGACCTTCCTCGCCTCGGCAGCACTCGACGTGGTGCTGATCAAGCTGTTCCCCTCGCTCGCGCCGTACGCGGTGGTCGAGGACTACGGATTCGCCGGCCTGTCCGCACTCGGATGGGTCAGCTTCCTGACGCTCTGGGTGCTGCAGGCCTGCGTGTTCTGGCGTGGCATGGAGTCGATCCGACGGTTCATCGACTTCTGCGGCCCTGCCGTCTACGTCGTGATGTTCCTGCTGTGCGGTTACCTGATCTCCCAGGCCGGTTGGAGCGCGATCGATCTGACCCTCGGCGAGGTCACGCACACCGGATGGTCGTCGGTGCCGGTCATGCTCGGCGCGATCTCCCTGGTGGTCTCGTACTTCTCCGGCCCGATGCTCAACTTCGGCGACTTCTCCCGGTACGGGAAGTCCTACGCCGCCGTCAAGAAGGGCAACTTCCTCGGTCTGCCGGTGAACTTCCTGGTCTTCTCGTTGCTCGTGGTGATCACCGCGTCGCTCACGCTGCCCGTCTACGGCGAATTGATCACCGACCCCGTCGAGACCGTCGCCCGCATCGATTCGACCTTCGCGATCGTGCTCGGCGCACTGACCTTCGCCATCGCCACGATCGGCATCAACATCGTCGCGAACTTCATCTCCCCGGCCTTCGACTTCTCGAACGTCAGCCCGCAGAAGATCAGCTGGCGCGCCGGCGGCATGATCGCCGCGGTGGGCTCGGTGCTCATCACCCCGTGGAATCTGTACAACAACCCCGAGGTCATCCACTACACCCTGGAAACCCTGGGCGCGTTCATCGGTCCGCTGTTCGGCATCCTCATCGCCGACTACTACCTCGTGCGCAAGCAGAAGGTGATCGTCGACGACCTGTTCACGATGTCCGAGAAGGGTGCGTACTTCTACCGCAAGGGCTACAACCCGGCCGCGGTGATCGCGACCGTCGTCGGGGCCGTGGTAGCGATGATCCCCGTGCTGTTCAACGATGCTCCCGGCATGGGAACCGCCGCCCAGTACAGCTGGTTCATCGGCTGCGGTCTCGGCTTCGTCGTCTACCACCTGCTCGCGACCCGCACCCGCCTCGCAGTCCGTCTCCCCGACCGGGTCGCACAGGAAGCAGTCTGA
- a CDS encoding GntR family transcriptional regulator encodes MAPRRRSALLDELRVDVPGRPQDVILEELRRAFLSGAAPPGTPIPVGEVAELFGVSRIPVREALKTLIGEGLVTHRQNHGYIVAQLTIAELREMYLVRETLESASLAAAVRNATEEDDRRVEESHRLLERAVQEGDPRGYHRESRVFHMALTRPSRMHRLLHMLEYAWNITEPVQPMVHVSDSERAELHREHEAMLTAFLARDTDALLAASEHHNRHLDVAISGLTAESGLLPAEDIQFG; translated from the coding sequence GTGGCACCACGCCGTAGATCCGCGTTGCTGGACGAGCTCCGCGTCGACGTACCGGGCCGCCCGCAGGACGTGATCCTCGAGGAGCTGCGCCGCGCCTTCCTCTCCGGAGCCGCACCCCCGGGCACACCGATCCCCGTCGGGGAGGTCGCGGAGTTGTTCGGGGTGAGCCGCATCCCGGTCCGGGAAGCACTCAAGACCCTCATCGGCGAAGGTCTCGTGACCCACCGGCAGAACCACGGATACATCGTCGCCCAGCTGACGATCGCGGAACTGCGCGAAATGTATCTCGTCCGTGAGACTCTCGAATCGGCGTCACTCGCGGCGGCCGTGCGCAACGCCACCGAGGAGGACGACCGGCGCGTCGAGGAGTCGCACCGTCTTCTCGAACGCGCTGTGCAGGAAGGCGACCCGCGCGGCTATCACCGCGAGAGCCGCGTCTTCCACATGGCCCTCACCCGGCCGTCCCGCATGCACCGCCTGTTGCACATGCTCGAATACGCCTGGAACATCACCGAACCCGTGCAACCGATGGTGCACGTGAGCGATTCCGAGCGCGCCGAACTCCATCGCGAGCACGAGGCGATGCTCACCGCTTTCCTGGCGCGCGACACCGACGCGCTGCTCGCGGCGTCCGAACACCACAACCGGCATCTCGACGTCGCCATCTCCGGCCTCACCGCCGAATCCGGCCTGCTTCCCGCGGAAGATATACAGTTCGGGTAA
- a CDS encoding RNA polymerase sigma factor, protein MGHHPGRPDRELAAALRNGEPDATAAVFDRFAPGLYAYACGFVAVSSASDVVYDAVWTATARIRSLRDESLLRAWLYAVVRAECIRVLERTGSALEYLPAADPAYQAASDVLDVREAVHLLDGTAREVVDLTVRHHFSSHEIEAMLGSAGDGRVLAHAQDFVDRAVPRVPNALGTFSLLPFTPLPAHLRGRLLAVQPSEAELLDLGRRLEPLDREGFPRRDRRARRTVPVIAASVAVFAVLGVGALFVFPQAEPVERQVLRPAAEPTLDIGSPVATTTTAATTETTTPEPAETTTEEPEVEASVVTTTSAPTAEPAAETTAAPTTTATSTAGGFTRRGGPGRDTEPDEDRPRRDIEESDAPNTGTPRPTTGTPTTPRPMPTLPTFPPRGGA, encoded by the coding sequence ATGGGGCACCACCCCGGACGTCCGGACCGCGAACTCGCCGCAGCGTTGCGGAACGGGGAGCCGGACGCCACGGCAGCGGTCTTCGACCGTTTCGCCCCCGGCCTGTACGCGTACGCGTGCGGCTTCGTCGCCGTGTCGTCGGCCTCGGACGTGGTGTACGACGCGGTCTGGACGGCGACCGCGCGGATCCGCTCGCTGCGCGACGAGAGTCTCCTGCGGGCCTGGCTCTACGCCGTGGTCCGCGCCGAATGCATCCGCGTGCTCGAGCGCACCGGCTCCGCCCTCGAATATCTCCCCGCGGCCGACCCCGCCTATCAGGCCGCCTCCGACGTGCTCGACGTCCGCGAGGCGGTCCACCTGCTCGACGGCACCGCCCGCGAGGTCGTCGACCTCACGGTCCGGCATCACTTCTCGTCCCACGAGATCGAGGCGATGCTCGGCTCCGCCGGCGACGGACGTGTCCTCGCCCATGCGCAGGACTTCGTCGACCGTGCGGTGCCCCGGGTGCCGAACGCTCTCGGAACGTTCTCGCTTCTCCCCTTCACCCCTCTGCCCGCGCACCTGCGGGGACGGCTGCTCGCGGTGCAGCCCTCGGAGGCGGAACTGCTCGATCTCGGGCGTCGGCTCGAACCGCTGGACCGGGAGGGCTTCCCCCGTCGCGATCGCCGGGCGAGGCGCACCGTTCCCGTCATCGCGGCATCGGTGGCGGTGTTCGCGGTGCTGGGCGTCGGTGCGCTTTTCGTGTTCCCGCAGGCCGAGCCCGTCGAGCGGCAGGTCCTGCGTCCTGCTGCCGAGCCGACGCTCGACATCGGGTCGCCGGTCGCGACGACCACGACCGCAGCGACGACCGAGACCACGACCCCCGAGCCCGCGGAGACGACGACGGAGGAACCCGAGGTCGAAGCATCGGTGGTGACCACCACCTCGGCACCGACCGCCGAGCCCGCTGCGGAAACCACCGCCGCCCCCACCACCACGGCGACGTCGACCGCCGGTGGCTTCACCAGGCGCGGCGGGCCGGGACGCGACACCGAGCCGGACGAGGACCGCCCCCGCCGGGACATCGAGGAGAGCGACGCGCCGAACACCGGGACGCCTCGCCCCACCACGGGTACGCCCACCACACCGCGGCCGATGCCGACGCTGCCGACCTTCCCTCCGCGCGGCGGCGCGTGA
- a CDS encoding oxidoreductase, with translation MGWTTNDIPDLSGRTMVVTGANSGLGAETARALARAGAEVVLACRDVGKGESVAADLGDRATVRRLDLADLSSIRAFADEVRARHERIDVLVNNAGVMAVPLRRTADGFEMQIGTNHFGHFALTGLLLDRITDRVVTVSSTMHRIGSIDLDDINWERRRYERWLAYGQSKLANLLFAYELQRRLSAAGSSVSSLAAHPGYSSTNLQYRSESWHGKIVELVTPIIGQSPQQGALPTLYAATSPEAEPGGYYGPDSFFEMRGRPKRVQSTSRSRDEILARRLWELSERLCSVEYSMP, from the coding sequence ATGGGGTGGACCACGAACGATATTCCGGATCTGTCGGGACGCACGATGGTCGTGACGGGGGCCAACAGCGGACTCGGTGCGGAGACCGCCCGGGCGCTGGCCCGGGCCGGTGCCGAGGTGGTGCTCGCCTGCCGCGATGTCGGCAAGGGTGAGTCGGTCGCGGCCGACCTCGGCGACCGCGCGACGGTGCGTCGTCTGGACCTGGCGGATCTCTCGTCGATCCGTGCGTTCGCCGACGAGGTGCGTGCCCGGCACGAGCGCATCGACGTCCTGGTCAACAACGCAGGCGTCATGGCGGTGCCGTTGCGGCGGACGGCCGACGGTTTCGAGATGCAGATCGGGACCAATCACTTCGGCCACTTCGCCCTCACCGGGTTGCTGCTCGATCGCATCACCGACCGGGTGGTGACGGTCAGCAGCACGATGCACCGCATCGGCAGCATCGATCTCGACGACATCAACTGGGAACGCCGCCGCTACGAGCGCTGGCTCGCCTACGGGCAGTCGAAGCTGGCGAACCTGCTGTTCGCGTACGAACTGCAGCGGCGCCTCAGCGCCGCCGGATCGAGCGTGAGTTCGCTTGCTGCACATCCGGGTTATTCGTCGACGAATCTGCAGTACCGCAGCGAGTCCTGGCACGGGAAGATCGTCGAACTCGTCACCCCCATCATCGGGCAGTCCCCGCAGCAGGGCGCACTCCCGACTCTTTACGCGGCGACCTCGCCGGAGGCGGAACCGGGCGGCTACTACGGGCCGGATTCCTTCTTCGAGATGCGCGGCCGGCCGAAGCGGGTGCAGTCCACCTCGCGGTCACGCGACGAGATCCTGGCGCGGAGGTTGTGGGAACTGTCCGAGCGGCTGTGCTCCGTCGAGTACTCGATGCCCTAG
- a CDS encoding DEAD/DEAH box helicase, protein MRTQDRSQLSLFATELDFPLDDFQVEACRALEDDRDVLVCAPTGAGKTVVGEFAARLALSAGGRCFYTTPIKALSNQKYLDLSRRFGDDRVGLLTGDISLDPHAPVVVMTTEVLRSMLHGGSPLLHGLTHVVMDEVHYLADRERGAVWEEAILSLPDDVRLTSLSATVSNAEEFGGWLRGVRGDLAVVVEETRPVPLTQHMLAGGRLFDLLSPSGTVDETLERYIAHRQLVEAAPGPATGRGQRRRRARGAPGPAGADLPEVVARLEAEQLLPAIWFRFSRNGCDDAVTECLESSVRLTEAADVAEIRAVADRHTAALPPADLDAVGHTEWLEGLERGFAAHHAGLIPAFRHTVEELFARGLVRVVFATETLAVGVNMPARTVVLERLVKPTADGPVRLSPGEYTQLTGRAGRRGIDVEGHAVVLWSPEAAPATVAGLAGARSYPLHSSLRVGYNTAVNLVAGRGIPGSREFLRRSFAQFQAERSVAALTDAVRANTTALRDLDTELGDVEGFTEYRHLCDRLAEARRSGSAELVTSLARAVRSHPAHRRGDRERLLALSTRRAAVYGDTERMRSQIDTVTGRLVETFDRTLDLLEERGYLLRDPMGGSAYVTDDGRRLGRIYCANDLLVAECVRTGAWSGLTPAELAAVASSALGETRRRTVGVPGRTTPAIDEALRATSRLWSELAGREERLGLEVGPDPDPIAVAAIHRWARGDGLAAALRTASDAGLSAGDLVRRYLRTLDLVDQTGLCRRDDLPPVSFTLT, encoded by the coding sequence GTGCGCACGCAGGACCGGTCGCAGCTCTCGCTGTTCGCGACCGAACTCGATTTTCCCCTCGACGACTTCCAGGTCGAGGCCTGCCGCGCCCTCGAGGACGACCGCGACGTGCTGGTGTGCGCTCCCACCGGGGCGGGCAAGACCGTCGTCGGTGAATTCGCCGCCCGTCTCGCACTCTCAGCGGGCGGACGCTGCTTCTACACCACCCCCATCAAGGCGCTGAGCAACCAGAAGTATCTCGACCTGTCGCGCCGGTTCGGCGACGACCGTGTCGGTCTGCTCACCGGCGACATCTCGCTGGACCCTCATGCGCCCGTGGTCGTCATGACCACCGAAGTGCTGCGCAGCATGCTGCACGGCGGCTCCCCGCTCCTGCACGGACTCACCCACGTCGTCATGGACGAGGTGCACTATCTCGCCGACCGCGAACGCGGCGCGGTGTGGGAGGAAGCGATCCTCTCGCTCCCCGACGACGTGCGGCTGACCAGCCTGTCGGCCACGGTCAGCAACGCCGAGGAGTTCGGCGGCTGGCTGCGCGGCGTCCGCGGCGACCTCGCGGTCGTCGTCGAGGAGACACGGCCAGTCCCGCTCACCCAGCACATGCTCGCCGGCGGGCGGCTGTTCGACCTGCTGTCCCCGTCCGGCACCGTCGACGAGACCCTCGAGCGGTACATCGCCCACCGTCAGCTCGTCGAGGCCGCGCCCGGCCCCGCGACCGGCCGTGGACAACGACGGCGACGTGCACGCGGAGCACCCGGACCGGCCGGTGCCGACCTGCCCGAGGTCGTCGCCCGGCTCGAGGCCGAACAACTGTTGCCGGCCATCTGGTTCCGGTTCAGCCGCAACGGCTGCGACGACGCCGTCACCGAATGCCTCGAATCGTCGGTCCGTCTCACCGAGGCGGCCGACGTCGCCGAGATCCGTGCGGTCGCCGACCGGCACACCGCCGCCCTGCCGCCTGCCGATCTCGACGCCGTCGGTCACACAGAGTGGCTCGAAGGACTCGAACGCGGTTTCGCCGCGCACCACGCCGGCCTGATCCCGGCCTTCCGTCACACCGTCGAGGAGTTGTTCGCCCGCGGTCTCGTGCGGGTCGTGTTCGCCACCGAGACCCTCGCCGTGGGGGTGAACATGCCGGCGCGCACCGTCGTCCTCGAACGCCTCGTCAAACCCACCGCCGACGGCCCGGTGCGCCTCTCTCCCGGCGAGTACACCCAGCTCACCGGTCGCGCCGGCCGCCGCGGCATCGATGTCGAAGGCCACGCCGTCGTGCTGTGGAGTCCCGAGGCCGCCCCCGCGACCGTCGCCGGTCTCGCCGGCGCACGCTCGTACCCGCTGCACAGTTCGCTGCGCGTCGGCTACAACACCGCGGTCAATCTGGTCGCCGGCCGCGGCATCCCCGGCTCCCGCGAGTTCCTGCGACGCTCGTTCGCCCAGTTCCAGGCCGAACGATCCGTCGCGGCGCTCACCGACGCCGTCCGCGCGAACACGACGGCGCTGCGTGATCTCGACACCGAACTCGGGGACGTCGAGGGCTTCACCGAGTACCGGCACCTGTGCGACCGGCTCGCCGAGGCACGGCGCTCCGGTTCGGCCGAGCTGGTGACGTCGCTGGCACGGGCGGTGCGGTCGCATCCCGCGCATCGACGCGGCGACAGGGAGCGCCTTCTCGCTCTCTCGACACGACGCGCCGCGGTGTACGGCGACACCGAACGGATGCGGTCGCAGATCGACACGGTCACCGGCCGCCTCGTCGAGACCTTCGATCGCACACTGGATCTGCTCGAGGAGCGGGGTTATCTGCTCCGCGACCCGATGGGCGGGTCGGCCTACGTCACCGACGACGGTCGTCGCCTGGGCCGGATCTACTGTGCGAACGACCTTCTCGTCGCCGAATGCGTGCGGACGGGCGCGTGGTCGGGGCTGACACCGGCCGAACTCGCCGCCGTCGCCTCGAGCGCTCTGGGCGAGACCCGGCGCCGCACCGTCGGAGTCCCGGGACGCACCACCCCGGCGATCGACGAGGCGCTGCGCGCCACCTCACGGCTGTGGAGCGAACTCGCCGGACGCGAAGAGCGTCTCGGCCTGGAAGTGGGGCCGGATCCGGATCCGATCGCCGTCGCCGCGATCCACCGCTGGGCACGCGGGGACGGACTCGCCGCCGCCCTGCGCACCGCATCGGATGCGGGGCTCTCGGCAGGCGATCTGGTCCGGCGTTATCTGCGCACCCTCGACCTCGTGGATCAGACCGGACTGTGCCGGCGCGACGATCTGCCGCCGGTCTCGTTCACCCTGACCTGA
- a CDS encoding organic hydroperoxide resistance protein, with protein sequence MNIIYTAEALATGAGRDGHARTSDGKLDVDLSIPTEMGGSGKGTNPEQLFAAGYAACFHSALQMIARQEKADVSDSAVGARVGIGPTDGGGFGLAVTLEVTLPNLPREQALELTEKAHQVCPYSNATRGNIDVTLEVTDD encoded by the coding sequence GTGAACATCATCTACACCGCCGAAGCACTCGCCACCGGAGCAGGCCGCGACGGCCACGCCCGCACCAGCGACGGCAAGCTCGACGTCGACCTGTCCATCCCCACCGAGATGGGCGGCAGCGGCAAGGGCACCAACCCCGAACAGCTCTTCGCCGCCGGATACGCCGCGTGCTTCCACTCGGCACTGCAGATGATCGCCCGGCAGGAGAAGGCGGACGTCAGCGACTCCGCGGTCGGCGCCCGCGTCGGCATCGGCCCGACCGACGGCGGCGGATTCGGTCTTGCCGTCACCCTCGAGGTGACCCTGCCGAACCTCCCCCGCGAGCAGGCGCTCGAGCTCACCGAGAAGGCCCACCAGGTGTGCCCGTACTCCAACGCGACCCGCGGCAACATCGACGTCACCCTCGAGGTGACGGACGACTGA
- a CDS encoding MarR family winged helix-turn-helix transcriptional regulator, producing MPSPLELDQQVCFALYRASRTITAAYRPHLDRLGITYPQYLVLLALWERDARGVQDLCDSLDLDTGTLSPLLKRLEAAGYVERRRQQTDERRVVVHLTEAGDALRTEAADIPGCVTRDSRFDVDELVALRETLHRLTAALQEAPGALSKKGRTS from the coding sequence GTGCCGTCTCCACTCGAACTCGACCAGCAGGTGTGCTTCGCGCTCTACCGCGCCTCCCGCACCATCACGGCCGCCTATCGGCCGCATCTCGATCGGCTGGGCATCACCTACCCGCAGTACCTCGTGCTCCTGGCACTGTGGGAACGCGACGCGCGAGGCGTGCAGGATCTGTGCGACTCGCTCGATCTCGACACGGGCACACTGTCCCCCCTGCTCAAACGGCTCGAGGCCGCCGGATACGTCGAACGACGCCGGCAGCAGACCGACGAACGTCGTGTCGTCGTCCACCTCACCGAAGCGGGAGATGCACTCCGGACAGAGGCCGCGGACATCCCCGGCTGCGTGACGCGGGACAGCCGGTTCGACGTCGACGAACTGGTCGCGCTGCGCGAGACGCTCCACCGCCTGACCGCCGCGTTGCAGGAAGCACCCGGCGCACTCTCGAAGAAAGGCAGGACATCGTGA
- a CDS encoding ATP-dependent Clp protease ATP-binding subunit has product MPAFFGPGGPGRIDITRFMSRGTQDLLAHAARYATDRGDAELDVLHLLRAMAEQDPSRTVMTRAGADPADVAAAVDQRLPQSRPGEAVSAPALTGAVKTALLEAHQLSRALGSTYIDPEHLFFTLAADQTRAPGRLLASLGVTPQSLQTALQPTPAAPVAEETPTPTLDKFGVDLTERARGGGIDPVIGRADEIEQTIEILARRTKNNPVLVGEAGVGKTAIVEGLAQRIVDGDVPDILQDKRIVQLDLTAMVAGTRYRGDFEERLTAALDEITAQQGKLIVFIDEIHTVVGAGAGNEGAMDAANILKPKLARGELHVVGATTLDEYRKHIEKDPALERRFQPVTVDEPARDDAVAILKGLADRYAEFHKVRYTDEALEAAVDLSMRYLPDRHLPDKAIDLVDQAGARLRLRVPRTDVTELRSRLDELEAEKDRAVEAEQYEEASRIRDEILRIQARIDGDGGEGDGEGTPTVDPELIAEIVSRATGVPASQMTRAEKERLRTLEDELHKRVVGQDEAVHAVARAVRRSRSGMSDPRRPVGSFLFLGPTGVGKTELAKALAEVLFGDERTMLRIDMSEFGERHTVSRLVGAPPGYVGYGEAGQLTEQVRRHPYSVVLLDEIEKAHPDVFNTLLQVLDDGRLTDGEGRTVDFTNTVVIMTSNLGSDIISSRGGALGFTTGDAEAAEKPLRDRVMGRLRESMRPEFLNRIDEIVMFRKLDDDQLHRITELLLDDSRKRLQSKGIDLEFTADAVAWIARNGHQPEFGARPLRRSISRVVDDRIADMLLDDVLAEGNRVTADVVEDELLLQVG; this is encoded by the coding sequence ATGCCGGCATTCTTCGGGCCTGGTGGCCCCGGCCGAATCGACATCACACGTTTCATGAGCCGCGGTACCCAGGACCTCCTCGCCCACGCAGCGCGTTACGCCACCGACCGTGGTGACGCGGAACTCGACGTGCTGCACCTCCTTCGCGCGATGGCGGAGCAGGATCCGTCCCGCACGGTCATGACGCGCGCCGGAGCCGACCCCGCCGACGTCGCTGCCGCCGTCGACCAGCGGCTGCCGCAGAGCCGCCCCGGTGAGGCCGTCTCCGCACCCGCACTGACCGGTGCAGTGAAGACCGCACTCCTCGAAGCGCACCAGCTCTCGCGTGCGCTCGGCTCCACCTACATCGACCCCGAGCACCTGTTCTTCACGCTCGCGGCCGACCAGACCCGCGCTCCCGGACGACTGCTGGCGTCGCTGGGCGTGACCCCGCAGTCGTTGCAGACCGCGCTGCAACCCACCCCCGCAGCTCCCGTCGCGGAGGAGACCCCGACGCCGACGCTCGACAAATTCGGCGTCGACCTCACCGAGCGGGCCCGCGGCGGCGGCATCGACCCCGTCATCGGCCGTGCCGACGAGATCGAGCAGACGATCGAGATCCTCGCCCGACGCACCAAGAACAACCCGGTGCTCGTCGGTGAGGCCGGCGTCGGCAAGACCGCCATCGTCGAAGGGCTCGCCCAGCGCATCGTCGACGGCGACGTCCCGGACATCCTGCAGGACAAGCGGATCGTCCAGCTCGACCTGACGGCGATGGTCGCCGGAACCCGCTACCGGGGCGACTTCGAGGAACGCCTCACCGCGGCACTCGACGAGATCACCGCCCAGCAGGGCAAGCTCATCGTCTTCATCGACGAGATCCACACCGTCGTCGGCGCGGGCGCCGGCAACGAGGGCGCGATGGACGCGGCGAACATCCTCAAGCCGAAGCTCGCCCGCGGTGAACTGCACGTCGTCGGTGCGACCACCCTCGACGAGTACCGCAAGCACATCGAGAAGGATCCGGCGCTCGAACGTCGTTTCCAGCCGGTCACGGTCGACGAGCCCGCCCGCGACGACGCCGTCGCGATCCTGAAGGGTCTCGCCGATCGGTACGCCGAGTTCCACAAGGTCCGGTACACCGACGAAGCGCTCGAAGCGGCCGTCGACCTGTCGATGCGGTACCTGCCCGACCGGCATCTGCCGGACAAGGCGATCGACCTCGTCGACCAGGCCGGTGCACGACTGCGCCTGCGGGTGCCGCGCACCGACGTGACCGAACTGCGTTCGCGGCTGGACGAACTCGAAGCCGAGAAGGATCGCGCGGTCGAGGCCGAACAGTACGAGGAAGCCTCGCGCATCCGCGACGAGATCCTGCGCATCCAGGCGCGGATCGACGGTGACGGTGGTGAGGGCGACGGCGAGGGAACTCCCACCGTCGACCCCGAGCTGATCGCCGAGATCGTCTCGCGGGCCACCGGGGTTCCCGCCTCGCAGATGACCCGTGCCGAGAAGGAGAGGCTGCGCACTCTCGAGGACGAGCTGCACAAGCGTGTCGTCGGGCAGGACGAGGCCGTCCACGCCGTGGCACGCGCCGTGCGGCGCAGCCGCTCCGGCATGAGCGACCCGCGTCGTCCGGTGGGCAGCTTCCTGTTCCTCGGTCCCACCGGCGTCGGCAAGACCGAGCTCGCGAAGGCACTCGCCGAGGTCCTCTTCGGCGACGAGCGCACCATGCTGCGCATCGATATGAGCGAGTTCGGCGAACGCCACACCGTGAGCCGTCTCGTCGGTGCCCCTCCCGGTTACGTCGGTTACGGCGAGGCCGGGCAGCTCACCGAACAGGTGCGTCGCCACCCCTATTCGGTGGTGCTGCTCGACGAGATCGAGAAGGCGCACCCGGACGTGTTCAACACGCTGCTGCAGGTCCTCGACGACGGTCGCCTCACCGACGGTGAGGGACGCACGGTGGACTTCACCAACACCGTCGTCATCATGACCAGCAACCTCGGTTCGGACATCATCTCGAGCCGCGGAGGCGCGCTCGGCTTCACCACCGGTGACGCCGAGGCGGCCGAGAAGCCGCTGCGCGATCGGGTCATGGGACGGCTGCGCGAATCGATGCGGCCGGAGTTCCTCAACCGCATCGACGAGATCGTGATGTTCCGCAAGCTCGACGACGACCAGCTGCACCGGATCACCGAGCTGCTGCTCGACGACAGCCGGAAGCGGCTGCAGAGCAAGGGGATCGATCTCGAGTTCACCGCCGACGCGGTGGCGTGGATCGCCCGCAACGGTCACCAGCCCGAGTTCGGTGCCCGTCCGTTGCGCCGCTCGATCTCCCGGGTGGTCGACGATCGCATCGCCGACATGCTGCTCGACGACGTGCTCGCCGAGGGCAACCGGGTCACGGCGGACGTCGTCGAGGACGAATTGCTGCTCCAAGTCGGCTGA